In one window of Chiloscyllium punctatum isolate Juve2018m chromosome 11, sChiPun1.3, whole genome shotgun sequence DNA:
- the cited2 gene encoding cbp/p300-interacting transactivator 2, whose protein sequence is MAERMMSHGRFPEGHSGLHVRRMSLNPYPQHQHAYSGMVGEHPAATSLLHYPGPSNVNTSSGSMRHALVPGSRQGGPVGHLNSMPPSIRYTSRQQQQQQQQHHSHPPHPQYMGQAVAGSSPAAQLAASMHLQKLTNQYYGHQQQHYSMTDLHPASALGHHQQQQQQQQYREVKHHSSSMTPSHHMSAAILPPNAIDTDFIDEEVLMSLVIELGLDRIKELPELWLGQNEFDFMTDFVCKQQTSRVSC, encoded by the coding sequence ATGGCCGAGCGTATGATGAGCCACGGACGTTTCCCGGAGGGGCATAGCGGGCTTCACGTCCGGCGGATGAGTCTGAACCCTTACCCCCAGCACCAGCACGCCTACAGCGGCATGGTGGGTGAGCACCCGGCCGCTACCTCCTTGCTGCATTACCCTGGACCCAGCAACGTGAACACCTCCAGTGGCAGCATGAGGCATGCACTGGTCCCTGGCAGCAGACAAGGGGGTCCGGTTGGTCATCTGAATAGCATGCCCCCCAGCATCAGGTACACATCTagacagcaacaacagcagcagcaacagcatcaCTCGCATCCTCCCCATCCCCAGTATATGGGACAAGCAGTGGCTGGGAGCAGCCCTGCAGCACAGCTTGCAGCGAGCATGCATTTACAAAAGCTGACCAACCAATACTACGGCCACCAGCAACAACACTACAGCATGACGGACCTGCATCCTGCTAGCGCCTTGGGTCaccaccagcagcagcagcagcagcaacagtacAGGGAAGTAAAACATCACAGCTCTTCAATGACACCGAGTCACCACATGTCTGCAGCAATACTGCCCCCCAATGCCATAGACACTGACTTCATCGATGAAGAGGTCCTCATGTCCTTGGTGATCGAACTGGGTTTGGATCGCATCAAGGAACTGCCTGAACTGTGGCTGGGACAGAATGAGTTCGACTTCATGACTGACTTTGTTTGTAAACAACAAACCAGTCGGGTGAGCTGCTAA